Proteins encoded together in one Nostoc sp. PCC 7524 window:
- a CDS encoding tetratricopeptide repeat protein: MKGLNWAIIAIGLGVITYGFKANNIDVSNTSELATQPVLLLTEVNKEDYKFYKQRAMDSALSGDLSGAIADFNKAVQMNPNDADTYNNRGKARALSGDLPGAIADFNQALQINSNDADAYKNRGKARVLSGDLPGAIADFNQALQINPNDADTYYSRGVARDNSGDLKGSIEDFNQALRINPNYVDAYNNRGVNRALEGDLKSAIEDFNQALEINPNNADSYKNRGIAYSQLGDVKKAIADLQKAAELFQQQGETAKSQAAINRIRQINNSSKNKT, from the coding sequence ATGAAAGGACTGAATTGGGCAATTATAGCGATAGGATTAGGGGTAATAACGTATGGCTTCAAAGCAAACAATATAGATGTATCTAATACTTCAGAGCTAGCTACACAACCAGTATTATTGCTAACAGAAGTCAACAAAGAAGATTATAAATTTTATAAACAAAGAGCTATGGATAGTGCATTATCAGGAGATTTATCAGGAGCGATCGCTGATTTCAACAAGGCTGTACAAATGAATCCTAATGATGCAGATACCTATAACAATAGAGGTAAAGCTCGCGCATTATCAGGAGATTTACCAGGAGCGATCGCTGATTTTAATCAAGCCTTACAGATTAATTCTAATGATGCTGATGCCTATAAAAATAGAGGTAAAGCTCGCGTATTATCGGGAGATTTGCCAGGAGCGATCGCTGATTTTAACCAAGCCTTGCAAATTAACCCTAATGATGCAGATACTTACTATAGTCGAGGCGTTGCACGGGACAATTCAGGAGATTTAAAAGGCTCGATTGAAGATTTTAACCAGGCTTTGCGAATAAACCCTAACTATGTTGATGCTTACAACAATCGCGGTGTTAATCGCGCACTAGAAGGAGATTTAAAAAGCGCAATTGAGGATTTTAATCAAGCCTTAGAGATTAATCCTAACAATGCAGACTCATATAAAAATCGCGGTATCGCTTACTCTCAATTAGGAGATGTTAAGAAAGCTATCGCTGATTTACAGAAAGCTGCCGAATTATTTCAACAACAAGGTGAAACAGCTAAATCCCAAGCGGCTATAAATAGAATTAGACAGATAAATAATAGCTCAAAAAATAAAACATAG
- a CDS encoding IS630 family transposase, giving the protein MKAYSLDLRQKILDTYKTGGISQRQLAKRFCVTLSFIEKLLKQYRETGSIAPKVRMQQTPPKLNEEQLNVLFEIVEAKNDATLSEIREQLKEKTGITIGISTVDRMLQKMEISLKKTLHAAEKETERVQLLRVQFWLLIQGIPADHLIFLDEAGANLSLSRHSARSPKGKRAHGSRPQKRSKNVSIIGAIGLRGVISQYSILGATDGLTFEAYIAQKLVPKLKEGDYVIMDNCSIHQGGDIEALIEAAGAKLIYLPPYSPDFSPIENCWSKLKNILRSLGARSYPDLAKAIEMAFNQISLNDIYNWFTHCCYCTSPD; this is encoded by the coding sequence ATGAAAGCATATTCGCTCGATTTACGCCAAAAAATACTTGATACATATAAGACAGGTGGAATATCACAACGTCAGTTAGCCAAAAGATTTTGTGTAACTTTAAGCTTTATTGAGAAATTACTTAAACAATATAGAGAAACAGGAAGTATCGCGCCTAAAGTCAGGATGCAACAAACTCCACCAAAGCTAAATGAAGAACAATTGAATGTTCTTTTTGAAATAGTAGAAGCCAAGAATGATGCCACTTTATCAGAAATTCGTGAGCAACTCAAAGAGAAGACAGGGATAACGATTGGTATTTCCACAGTAGACAGAATGTTACAGAAGATGGAAATCAGCTTAAAAAAAACATTGCACGCCGCAGAAAAGGAAACTGAGAGAGTTCAATTATTAAGAGTCCAGTTCTGGCTCTTAATTCAAGGAATACCTGCTGATCATCTGATTTTCCTTGATGAAGCTGGAGCTAATCTATCTTTGAGCCGACATTCTGCTCGTTCCCCTAAAGGTAAAAGAGCGCATGGTTCTCGACCTCAAAAACGCAGTAAAAATGTTTCGATAATTGGTGCAATTGGTCTGAGGGGTGTGATTAGTCAATATAGCATTTTAGGTGCAACTGATGGGCTGACATTTGAGGCTTATATTGCTCAAAAATTAGTTCCTAAACTTAAGGAAGGTGATTATGTAATCATGGACAATTGCTCAATTCATCAAGGTGGAGATATTGAAGCACTCATTGAGGCTGCCGGAGCTAAGTTGATTTATTTACCACCATATTCTCCTGATTTTTCCCCTATTGAAAATTGTTGGTCGAAGCTGAAGAACATACTACGTTCTCTTGGTGCTAGAAGTTATCCAGATTTAGCAAAAGCAATTGAAATGGCTTTTAACCAAATCTCTTTAAATGATATTTATAATTGGTTTACCCACTGTTGCTACTGTACTTCACCAGACTGA
- a CDS encoding GNAT family N-acetyltransferase, which produces MLEPSLNQQDNQTSYKFVKLSNATAIFYEKLTYPTFRSRLKNLDADQSIVALGVHQGSQPVGLILAEASSNPKIAEILSLFVIPEHRGYGLGKTLLSYLEEELSQSSFSQVNLVYVPNATTPYLEKVLKQCNWSTPQLRMLVCSGPIINIKDASWLKLADALPLGYSIFPWVEISTQERESIQAQQAISAWYPEILSPWTEPEIIEPLNSLGLRYENQVIGWMITHRVARDTIRYTKLFVREDLQRLGRAIPLLAKAIKLQLETQEDSQAVFTVLADNTHMVKFLQKRLVPYQVFVRQSWGTTKVFEM; this is translated from the coding sequence ATGCTAGAGCCAAGCCTAAACCAACAAGATAACCAGACTTCATATAAGTTTGTCAAACTCAGCAATGCAACAGCTATCTTTTATGAGAAGCTGACATATCCTACTTTCCGCTCACGCCTGAAAAATTTAGATGCTGATCAATCTATAGTTGCTTTAGGAGTACATCAAGGTTCACAACCTGTAGGGTTAATTTTAGCTGAAGCTTCCTCCAACCCAAAAATTGCAGAAATCCTTTCGTTATTCGTAATACCAGAACATCGGGGATATGGACTAGGTAAAACTTTGCTTTCATATCTTGAAGAAGAACTTTCCCAAAGTAGTTTTTCTCAGGTCAATTTAGTTTACGTGCCTAACGCTACAACTCCATATTTGGAAAAAGTTCTCAAACAATGTAATTGGTCTACCCCTCAGCTACGTATGTTAGTTTGTTCTGGACCAATAATTAACATCAAAGATGCTTCTTGGTTAAAACTTGCTGATGCTCTACCTCTTGGGTACAGCATATTTCCTTGGGTAGAAATAAGCACACAAGAGAGAGAATCCATTCAAGCACAACAAGCAATCTCTGCATGGTATCCTGAAATTCTCTCCCCTTGGACAGAACCAGAGATAATTGAGCCGCTCAATAGCTTGGGATTACGCTATGAAAACCAAGTTATTGGCTGGATGATTACACACCGAGTTGCAAGAGATACAATCAGATATACCAAACTTTTTGTGAGAGAAGATTTACAACGTTTAGGTCGTGCTATTCCCTTATTAGCAAAAGCTATTAAGCTTCAGCTAGAAACACAAGAGGATAGCCAAGCAGTATTTACTGTATTAGCGGATAACACCCACATGGTTAAGTTTCTCCAGAAAAGATTAGTTCCTTATCAGGTATTTGTACGCCAATCTTGGGGAACAACAAAAGTATTTGAAATGTGA
- a CDS encoding single-stranded DNA-binding protein yields MNSCVLMAEIIQEPQLRYTSDNLAVTEMLVQFSNSQKPDDAPATLKVVGWGNLATEIQQNYHQGDRVIIAGRLGMHTVERQEGFKEKRAELTVQQIQSLSSAFTPSSAPARTPAVTETLPPPPPANNVPSYEPPRPAATPVASPVNVTPQVNTYEPVTTPSNYQPVVEEPDPDDIPF; encoded by the coding sequence ATGAACAGCTGCGTTTTAATGGCGGAAATTATTCAAGAACCGCAATTACGCTATACATCAGATAACTTAGCAGTCACAGAAATGCTAGTGCAGTTTTCCAATTCCCAGAAGCCGGATGATGCGCCGGCGACTTTAAAAGTTGTGGGCTGGGGGAATTTAGCAACAGAAATCCAGCAAAATTATCACCAAGGCGATCGCGTGATTATTGCCGGACGTTTAGGAATGCACACAGTTGAGCGTCAAGAAGGTTTTAAAGAAAAACGTGCTGAATTGACTGTACAACAAATTCAATCTTTAAGCAGTGCTTTTACACCATCGTCAGCACCAGCCAGAACTCCAGCCGTCACAGAAACTCTACCACCACCCCCACCAGCAAATAACGTTCCTAGTTACGAGCCTCCACGCCCAGCTGCTACTCCTGTTGCCAGTCCCGTGAATGTCACACCCCAGGTGAACACTTACGAACCTGTCACCACACCCAGCAACTATCAACCAGTGGTAGAAGAACCAGATCCAGATGATATTCCGTTTTAG